In Sedimenticola thiotaurini, the following proteins share a genomic window:
- a CDS encoding sodium:solute symporter family protein, which yields MDAKVVWLFVFVALYWSYCIFWGIKGALSARTASDYFIAGRQISLWVFILAATATSFSGWTFMGHPGLIYRDGFQYAYASFYAIAIPFTGVLFLKRQWMLGKRFGFITPGEMLAYYFRSDLIRILVVLVALIFSIPYLGIQLRASGFLFNVLTDNMLGTTVGMWLLSIVVIIYVASGGLRAVAHVDSVQAILLGGGIVVIGIVTLHDIGGLSRLSDGIAALTQIDPNTGKALFGTTTPDGYSSYIAIPGVIQFSAGLGTDSAPTGGIWTGVMILTYLMGLMGVQSTPAFSMWAFGNRSPEPFAPQQVWASAMVIGFILMFFTAIQGIGAHFLGADTEFMARYPELVNNVMATGLAGIDLLQSEGQGDMLVPQLVYLLSETAPWLVGLLAVCALAAMQSTGAAYMSTAGGMLTRDLLKRFIIPNASHGQQKLYGRLGVVLIVIAALMVATTSNDALVLMGGLAVAYGFQMWPSLIAVCWWPFLTRQGVVVGLIAGLIAVTLTENIGAQYMPWGRWPLTLHSAFWGILCNLSLAIIISALTQNSDEREHRMVFHNFLRDHASLSVGKRGLIPAAWIITLIWFFFGVGPGAVIGNWIFGDPTNAADWTFGIPSIWAWQLLWWALGVGMMWFLAYHMELSTVPHKEVVALHEDIGDIQLDLDKPG from the coding sequence ATGGATGCAAAAGTTGTCTGGTTGTTTGTATTCGTTGCACTTTACTGGTCTTACTGCATCTTCTGGGGCATCAAGGGCGCACTGTCCGCCAGAACCGCCAGCGACTATTTCATCGCCGGCCGACAGATATCCCTGTGGGTTTTCATCCTCGCTGCCACCGCCACCTCCTTCTCGGGCTGGACCTTCATGGGACACCCCGGCCTGATCTACCGGGACGGTTTTCAATACGCCTACGCCTCCTTCTACGCCATCGCCATCCCCTTCACCGGTGTGCTGTTCCTGAAACGGCAATGGATGCTGGGCAAGCGGTTCGGCTTTATCACCCCAGGCGAGATGCTGGCCTACTATTTCCGCTCCGACCTGATTCGTATACTGGTAGTCCTGGTGGCGCTGATCTTCTCCATACCCTACCTGGGCATCCAGCTGCGCGCCTCCGGCTTCCTGTTCAACGTACTCACCGACAACATGCTGGGCACCACAGTCGGCATGTGGTTGCTCTCCATCGTGGTGATCATCTATGTCGCTTCCGGTGGTCTGCGGGCCGTGGCCCATGTGGACTCTGTCCAGGCGATCCTGCTGGGCGGCGGTATCGTGGTGATCGGTATTGTCACCCTGCACGATATCGGTGGTTTATCCCGTCTCAGTGATGGCATCGCCGCCCTGACCCAGATCGACCCGAACACCGGCAAGGCCCTGTTCGGCACCACCACCCCGGACGGCTACAGCTCCTATATCGCCATTCCGGGAGTGATCCAGTTCAGTGCCGGGCTGGGTACCGACAGCGCACCCACCGGCGGCATCTGGACCGGCGTCATGATCCTCACCTACCTGATGGGCCTGATGGGTGTCCAGTCGACACCGGCCTTCTCCATGTGGGCCTTCGGCAACCGAAGCCCGGAGCCGTTTGCGCCGCAACAGGTCTGGGCCTCCGCCATGGTGATCGGATTCATCCTGATGTTCTTCACCGCCATCCAGGGCATCGGCGCCCACTTCCTGGGTGCCGACACCGAATTCATGGCCCGCTACCCCGAACTGGTCAACAACGTCATGGCTACCGGGCTGGCCGGTATCGATCTGCTGCAGTCCGAGGGCCAGGGCGACATGCTGGTGCCGCAACTGGTCTACCTGCTGTCCGAGACAGCACCCTGGCTGGTGGGACTGCTGGCGGTTTGCGCACTGGCGGCCATGCAATCCACCGGTGCCGCCTACATGTCCACCGCCGGCGGTATGCTGACCCGGGACTTGCTGAAACGCTTCATCATCCCCAACGCCAGCCATGGCCAGCAGAAACTCTATGGCCGCCTCGGGGTGGTGCTGATCGTGATTGCGGCCCTGATGGTCGCCACCACCTCCAACGACGCCCTGGTGCTGATGGGTGGCCTGGCGGTGGCCTACGGATTCCAGATGTGGCCCTCCCTGATTGCGGTCTGCTGGTGGCCCTTCCTGACCCGGCAAGGAGTCGTTGTCGGCCTGATCGCGGGTCTGATCGCGGTGACCCTGACGGAAAATATCGGTGCCCAGTACATGCCCTGGGGCCGCTGGCCCCTGACCCTGCACTCGGCCTTCTGGGGCATCCTGTGTAACCTGAGCCTGGCGATTATCATCTCCGCCCTGACCCAGAACAGTGACGAGCGGGAGCATCGCATGGTGTTCCACAACTTCCTGCGGGACCACGCCTCCCTCTCCGTCGGCAAGCGCGGTCTGATCCCGGCAGCCTGGATCATCACACTGATCTGGTTCTTCTTTGGTGTCGGCCCCGGCGCGGTGATCGGGAACTGGATCTTCGGCGATCCGACCAACGCCGCCGACTGGACCTTCGGCATACCGTCGATCTGGGCCTGGCAACTGCTCTGGTGGGCACTGGGCGTGGGCATGATGTGGTTCCTCGCCTACCACATGGAACTCTCCACGGTGCCGCACAAGGAGGTGGTGGCCCTGCACGAGGATATTGGCGATATCCAGCTGGATCTGGACAAACCGGGTTGA
- a CDS encoding sigma-54-dependent transcriptional regulator, with protein sequence MSHILVIEDESVIRTAVDRLLTRRGYKVNTAESVEEAEQKFDLKSFNLILTDVRLPGVPGTEVINRAPGVPVLIMTSYASVRSAVDSMKQGAIDYIAKPFDHDELVMLIERTLKQEKLGRKTEVLKSDLDKTYPVDGMVGKCPAMQEVCRRVTKVAPTDSTVLILGESGTGKELVARALHEQSLRKDAPIVTVNCAAIPETLIESELFGHEKGAFTGADSARTGLIEAAEGGTLFLDEIGELPMAAQARLLRVLQNGEIRRVGSEQSRLVDVRLIAATHRDLKQRVQEGEFRSDLYFRLRVVELNLPPLRERGQDVVELAEFLLEKTRKQLNRSPMKLNPAAVETITTYGWPGNVRELENALERAVILCEEDEITPDLLAIDSAHSAASQPATPTAASADLSLEEYFRQFVLENQDQMTETELAKRLGISRKALWERRQRFGIPRSKKGGN encoded by the coding sequence ATGAGTCACATACTGGTTATTGAAGATGAGTCGGTCATCCGCACCGCCGTGGACCGCCTCCTCACCCGCAGAGGCTACAAGGTCAACACCGCCGAATCGGTCGAGGAGGCGGAACAGAAGTTCGACCTGAAAAGCTTTAACCTGATCCTCACCGACGTACGCCTGCCCGGCGTACCCGGGACCGAGGTGATCAACCGGGCGCCCGGCGTACCGGTACTGATCATGACCAGCTACGCCAGCGTGCGCTCCGCGGTGGACTCCATGAAACAGGGCGCCATCGACTACATCGCCAAGCCGTTCGACCATGACGAACTGGTGATGCTGATCGAACGCACCCTGAAACAGGAGAAGCTGGGGCGCAAGACCGAAGTCCTGAAGTCGGATCTGGACAAGACCTATCCGGTGGATGGCATGGTGGGAAAATGTCCGGCCATGCAGGAGGTGTGTCGCCGGGTGACCAAGGTGGCCCCCACCGACAGCACGGTGCTGATCCTGGGCGAATCCGGTACCGGCAAGGAGCTGGTGGCCCGCGCCCTGCACGAACAGAGCCTGCGCAAGGACGCCCCGATCGTCACTGTCAACTGCGCGGCGATCCCGGAGACCCTGATCGAATCGGAGCTGTTCGGCCATGAAAAGGGGGCTTTCACCGGAGCCGACAGTGCCCGCACCGGCCTGATCGAGGCGGCTGAAGGCGGCACCCTGTTTCTGGATGAGATCGGGGAACTGCCCATGGCCGCCCAGGCGCGGCTGTTGCGGGTTCTGCAGAACGGCGAGATCCGCCGGGTCGGTTCCGAACAGTCACGGCTGGTGGATGTGCGTCTGATCGCCGCCACCCACCGGGATCTGAAACAGCGGGTACAGGAGGGGGAGTTCCGCAGCGATCTCTATTTCCGCCTGCGGGTGGTGGAACTCAACCTGCCACCCCTGCGGGAGCGGGGTCAGGACGTGGTGGAGTTGGCGGAGTTCCTACTTGAGAAAACCCGCAAGCAGCTCAACCGCTCCCCCATGAAGCTGAACCCGGCCGCCGTTGAAACCATCACCACCTACGGCTGGCCCGGTAACGTACGGGAGCTGGAGAACGCCCTGGAACGGGCCGTCATCCTGTGCGAGGAGGATGAGATCACGCCGGATCTGCTGGCGATTGACAGCGCCCACTCGGCCGCCAGTCAGCCAGCGACCCCGACAGCGGCTTCAGCCGACCTGTCACTGGAGGAGTATTTCCGCCAGTTTGTGCTGGAGAACCAGGATCAGATGACCGAAACCGAGCTGGCCAAACGGCTGGGGATCAGCCGCAAGGCGCTGTGGGAGAGACGCCAGCGGTTCGGTATTCCGCGCAGCAAAAAGGGCGGCAACTGA
- a CDS encoding sensor histidine kinase: MTYDLEILFGASLFYLLLLFFVAYVTDSGLVPDQWTDNAPVYVLSLGVYATSWTYYGSVGFAESEGYQFLTIYMGLTIAFILSPVLLQPLLRLTREYQLTSLADLLAFRYRSQLGGVLVTLFMLLGSLPYIALQIRAVTSSIQVLTHDEIPQVLALGFCGMLTLFSILFGARHITPREKHRGLVAAIAFESLVKIVAMLLVGYFAIFGVFSGPDSLNEYLASHPEALKKLYEPVREGPWATLLFLSFCAAFLLPRQFHMTFTENLSMRSLATASWAFPLFLLLLNLSIPPILWAGDYLQLGMDPDYYVLGITLSHGPPWLPIMAFIGGVSAASAMVIVSTLALSSMCLNHLLLPASYPDPRVDLYRWLLWGRRLLIGLIIFAGYIFYEVLEHNQGLVQLGLISFVAVAQFLPGIIGLLYWRRATREGFIAGLLGGITVWIITLLLPLLEKSGFLNTGIDMAAIQETAGMDQWQFSTFWSLACNGLLFAIISLLTRQSPEEEETAFACRSEVAIMAPMSGTLMAGSPTQFAEGLAVMLGREAAEMEVDQALADLQLDRNETRPRELKRLRQRIERNLSGLLGPAMAHMIINQQLKVDADAKTALADSIRHMEERMEQSRSKLKGLTADLDALRRYHRQILLDLPLGVCAVDPDHTVVTWNLALELMSGVRSNEATGRKLSSLPPPWGELLAGFALAQDEHIHHMEVPINNRPHWFNLHKAAILDPDLPRYQTGPRSGLVLLVEDLTDLETLEAELAHSDRLASIGKLAAGVAHEIGNPVSGIASLAQNLLEERDEATTQESIEAILQQTRRISSIVQSLMSYSRSGRVGLNFEQFRLTDIIEEAIQLVGLTRAGKHVSFSNSCPDELTINGDRQRLAQVMVNLLTNACDASKPGDRVEIFAFASQNQIQIEVMDQGEGISDQVRDEIFEPFFTTKEAGKGTGLGLPMVAKIIDEHDGSIEIDSAPGIGTRVIIQLPLHGPETS; the protein is encoded by the coding sequence ATGACGTATGACCTGGAGATCCTGTTCGGAGCCAGTCTGTTCTACCTGCTGCTGCTCTTCTTCGTTGCTTACGTCACCGACAGCGGCCTGGTGCCGGATCAATGGACCGACAATGCGCCGGTCTATGTCCTCTCCCTCGGCGTCTACGCCACCTCCTGGACCTACTACGGCAGCGTCGGTTTCGCCGAAAGTGAGGGTTACCAGTTCCTGACCATCTACATGGGACTGACCATCGCCTTCATCCTGAGCCCGGTCCTGCTGCAACCGCTGCTGCGCCTGACCCGGGAGTATCAGCTCACCTCCCTGGCCGACCTGCTGGCATTCCGCTACCGCAGCCAGCTGGGGGGCGTGCTAGTGACCCTGTTCATGCTGCTCGGCTCACTGCCCTATATCGCCCTGCAGATCCGTGCCGTCACCTCCTCGATCCAGGTACTGACCCACGACGAGATCCCCCAGGTGCTGGCGCTCGGTTTCTGCGGCATGCTGACCCTCTTCTCCATCCTGTTCGGCGCACGCCATATCACGCCACGGGAGAAGCACCGGGGCCTGGTGGCCGCCATCGCCTTCGAATCACTGGTGAAGATCGTCGCCATGCTGCTGGTGGGCTATTTCGCCATCTTCGGGGTGTTTTCCGGCCCGGACTCGCTCAATGAATATCTGGCATCCCACCCGGAAGCACTGAAGAAACTGTATGAGCCGGTGCGGGAAGGCCCCTGGGCGACCCTGCTGTTCCTCTCCTTCTGTGCCGCTTTCCTGCTGCCGCGACAGTTTCACATGACCTTCACGGAAAACCTCTCTATGCGGTCACTGGCCACCGCCAGCTGGGCTTTTCCGCTGTTTCTGCTGTTGCTGAATCTCTCCATCCCGCCCATCCTGTGGGCCGGGGATTATCTGCAGCTGGGGATGGACCCGGACTACTACGTACTCGGCATCACCCTGAGTCACGGACCGCCCTGGCTGCCGATCATGGCCTTCATCGGGGGGGTCTCCGCCGCCAGCGCCATGGTGATCGTCTCCACCCTGGCGCTCTCCTCCATGTGCCTGAACCACCTGCTGCTGCCGGCCAGCTACCCGGACCCCCGGGTGGATCTGTACCGCTGGCTGCTGTGGGGACGGCGCCTGCTGATCGGCCTGATCATCTTTGCCGGTTACATCTTCTATGAGGTGCTGGAGCACAACCAGGGACTGGTACAACTGGGCCTGATCTCCTTTGTCGCGGTGGCCCAGTTCCTGCCTGGCATTATCGGTCTGCTCTACTGGCGGCGCGCCACCCGGGAGGGGTTCATTGCCGGACTGCTGGGCGGCATCACGGTCTGGATCATTACCCTGCTGCTGCCCCTGCTGGAGAAATCGGGCTTTCTCAACACCGGCATCGATATGGCAGCCATCCAGGAGACCGCCGGCATGGATCAGTGGCAGTTCTCCACCTTCTGGTCACTGGCCTGTAACGGGCTGCTGTTTGCCATCATCTCCCTGCTGACCCGGCAATCCCCGGAAGAGGAGGAGACCGCCTTTGCCTGCCGCAGTGAAGTGGCCATCATGGCCCCCATGAGCGGTACCCTGATGGCGGGATCACCAACCCAGTTCGCCGAGGGTCTGGCGGTCATGCTGGGGCGGGAAGCGGCCGAGATGGAGGTTGATCAGGCCCTGGCGGATCTGCAGCTGGACCGGAACGAGACCCGCCCCCGGGAGCTGAAACGGCTCCGGCAGCGGATCGAACGCAACCTGTCCGGTCTGCTGGGCCCCGCCATGGCCCACATGATCATCAACCAGCAACTGAAAGTGGACGCCGACGCCAAGACCGCCCTGGCCGACTCCATCCGCCACATGGAGGAGCGCATGGAGCAGTCCCGCAGCAAGCTGAAGGGGCTGACTGCCGACCTGGATGCCCTGCGGCGCTATCATCGGCAGATTCTGCTCGACCTGCCACTGGGGGTCTGCGCCGTTGATCCGGACCACACCGTGGTCACCTGGAACCTGGCCCTGGAGTTGATGAGTGGCGTGCGCAGCAACGAGGCGACCGGGCGCAAGCTATCCTCCCTGCCTCCGCCCTGGGGTGAGCTGCTGGCCGGTTTTGCTCTCGCTCAGGACGAGCATATTCACCACATGGAGGTGCCGATCAACAATCGCCCCCACTGGTTCAACCTGCACAAGGCGGCCATTCTGGATCCCGACCTGCCCCGTTACCAGACCGGTCCCCGCAGCGGCCTGGTGCTGCTGGTGGAGGACCTGACCGACCTGGAGACCCTGGAGGCGGAGCTGGCCCACAGCGACCGGCTGGCCTCCATCGGCAAGCTGGCGGCCGGGGTGGCACACGAAATCGGCAACCCGGTATCCGGTATCGCCTCGCTGGCCCAGAACCTGCTCGAAGAGCGGGACGAGGCAACCACCCAGGAGAGTATCGAGGCGATACTGCAGCAGACCCGGCGCATCAGCAGCATTGTCCAGTCACTCATGAGCTACAGCCGCAGCGGCCGGGTCGGTCTCAACTTTGAGCAGTTCAGGCTCACCGATATCATCGAGGAGGCGATCCAACTGGTGGGGCTGACCCGGGCCGGCAAGCACGTCTCCTTCAGCAACAGCTGCCCGGACGAGCTGACCATCAACGGGGACCGCCAACGCCTGGCCCAGGTGATGGTCAACCTGCTGACCAACGCCTGTGACGCCTCCAAACCGGGCGACCGGGTGGAGATTTTCGCCTTCGCCTCGCAAAATCAGATACAGATAGAAGTCATGGACCAGGGGGAAGGGATCTCAGACCAAGTCCGGGATGAGATTTTTGAACCCTTCTTCACCACTAAGGAGGCCGGCAAGGGAACCGGCCTGGGCTTGCCTATGGTGGCCAAGATTATTGATGAACACGACGGCAGTATTGAGATTGACTCGGCGCCTGGGATCGGCACCCGGGTCATTATCCAACTGCCCCTACATGGACCTGAAACGTCATGA
- a CDS encoding DUF6394 family protein has product MNPEKVAFGFFIVLALTLNFGFFVGEIDNPDHHHVYELFAVVVVNLIATLLKFGDRTQMGAVLLATSLVAVLQLLAAALIWAVVEHGTGAGMTPAMMASIVSLSGGAMLANVISVVLLVIETVMLRR; this is encoded by the coding sequence ATGAATCCGGAAAAAGTGGCGTTTGGTTTTTTTATTGTGCTGGCGCTGACGCTCAATTTTGGTTTTTTCGTGGGGGAGATCGACAACCCGGATCACCACCACGTCTATGAGCTGTTTGCCGTGGTGGTGGTCAATCTGATCGCCACCCTGCTCAAGTTTGGTGATCGCACCCAGATGGGGGCGGTATTGCTTGCCACCAGCCTGGTGGCGGTGCTGCAATTGCTGGCGGCGGCGCTGATCTGGGCGGTGGTCGAGCACGGTACCGGGGCGGGCATGACCCCGGCCATGATGGCCAGTATCGTCTCCTTGTCCGGCGGCGCCATGCTGGCCAATGTGATATCGGTGGTGTTGCTGGTGATCGAGACCGTGATGCTGCGGCGATAG
- a CDS encoding potassium channel family protein, giving the protein MHSIFFLIFRRMRQPLLTLVSTYAIAILGLTLIPGQDDAGNLWRMDFFHAFYFVSFMATTIGFGEIPYPFTDAQRLWVTFSLYATVVVWIYALGTLLALVQDKMFQQALVERRFTRRVQRMREDFYLVCGYGETGSALTYALTERDRSVVVIDIDPDRVNMLQLENLRQYVPALEGDAAQPGCLLEAGLKHPRCRGVVALTNVNEVNLKVAITSKLLHPEIKVICRSDSHDIEENMASFGTDYIINPFDTFANHLATALQAPGLYLLHSWLSGERRLPDPPIQPPTAGLWIVCGFGRFGRAVYRRLKREGIEPVVIESMPELTGTPESGYVLGRGTEADTLLEAGIERAVGLVAGTDNDANNLSIIMTARQLRPELFVILRQNHNGNQAIVDAVKADMVMHSSAIIANRIRVLLGTPLLYQFTSLALHQDDGWAQDLVSRIQRLVLSENPAIWEVFLDNEEALAVCDALLKGRKVTLGHLLTDPGERSRSQPAVCLLLRREGQRMMLPEHDLLLKTGDRLLFCGRESARGRMEWGLQNHHALKYILTGEVASSGWLWGKFQRPGRPVSNEQVLESGGDKERTIDPD; this is encoded by the coding sequence ATGCACAGCATCTTTTTTCTAATCTTCCGACGCATGCGTCAGCCCCTGCTGACGCTGGTGTCGACCTACGCAATTGCCATATTGGGTCTGACCCTGATTCCGGGACAGGATGATGCGGGCAATCTCTGGCGTATGGATTTTTTCCATGCCTTCTATTTTGTCAGTTTTATGGCCACCACCATCGGTTTCGGTGAGATTCCCTATCCCTTCACCGATGCCCAGCGTCTCTGGGTTACCTTTTCCCTCTACGCCACCGTGGTGGTGTGGATCTACGCCCTCGGTACCCTGCTCGCCCTGGTGCAGGACAAGATGTTCCAGCAGGCGCTGGTGGAGCGCCGCTTCACCCGCCGGGTCCAGCGCATGCGGGAGGATTTCTACCTGGTGTGCGGCTATGGTGAAACCGGCAGTGCCCTGACCTATGCCCTCACCGAGCGGGACCGCTCGGTGGTGGTGATTGATATTGATCCCGACCGGGTCAACATGCTGCAACTGGAGAATCTGCGCCAGTACGTGCCGGCCCTGGAGGGGGATGCCGCCCAGCCCGGCTGTCTGCTGGAGGCCGGTCTGAAGCACCCCCGCTGCAGAGGGGTGGTGGCCCTCACCAATGTCAACGAAGTGAACCTGAAGGTTGCCATCACCAGTAAGCTGCTGCATCCCGAGATCAAGGTGATCTGCCGCTCTGATTCCCACGATATCGAAGAGAATATGGCCTCGTTCGGTACCGATTACATCATCAATCCATTCGATACTTTTGCCAATCACCTGGCCACCGCGCTGCAGGCCCCGGGGTTGTACCTGCTGCACAGCTGGCTCAGTGGCGAGCGACGTCTGCCGGACCCACCGATCCAGCCTCCCACCGCCGGTCTCTGGATCGTGTGTGGTTTTGGCCGGTTCGGCAGGGCGGTCTACCGTCGCCTGAAGCGCGAGGGGATTGAACCGGTGGTGATCGAATCCATGCCGGAACTGACCGGTACGCCGGAGAGTGGTTATGTGCTGGGCCGGGGTACCGAGGCGGATACGCTGCTGGAGGCGGGTATTGAACGGGCTGTCGGACTGGTGGCCGGGACCGACAATGATGCCAATAATCTCTCAATCATCATGACCGCCCGGCAGCTGCGGCCGGAGCTGTTCGTGATTCTGCGTCAGAACCACAATGGCAACCAGGCCATCGTCGACGCGGTAAAAGCCGACATGGTGATGCACTCCAGCGCCATTATCGCCAACCGGATACGGGTGCTGCTGGGAACGCCGCTGCTCTACCAGTTCACCAGTCTGGCACTGCACCAGGACGATGGTTGGGCGCAGGATCTGGTGAGCAGGATTCAACGGCTGGTGTTGAGTGAGAATCCCGCCATCTGGGAGGTGTTCCTGGATAACGAAGAGGCGCTGGCGGTCTGTGATGCGTTGCTGAAAGGGCGCAAAGTGACCCTGGGGCACCTGTTGACCGATCCCGGTGAGCGCAGTCGCTCCCAGCCCGCGGTCTGCCTGCTGCTCCGCCGGGAAGGCCAGCGCATGATGCTTCCCGAGCATGATCTGCTACTCAAGACCGGCGACCGATTACTGTTCTGTGGCCGGGAATCGGCCCGCGGCCGGATGGAGTGGGGTCTGCAGAACCACCATGCACTGAAGTACATTCTTACCGGCGAGGTGGCTTCCAGTGGCTGGCTGTGGGGCAAATTCCAACGCCCCGGACGGCCGGTATCGAACGAACAGGTGCTGGAGTCGGGTGGGGACAAGGAGCGAACCATTGACCCGGACTGA
- a CDS encoding hemerythrin domain-containing protein, protein MHYLMEKLQKDHRNLEKILDLLELQLDHFLAGRESDFDLKIELLEYMEAYADQAHHPLENIIFTATKPLADDRAELMDRLMQQHQELAHLTRTFRHSLENIFQGGVMPREELEVQGREFIALQRQHIALEEQEAFPIVDDLLREEDWKTILEQSPNYDDPVFDKPDKIRFQTLFEYLSQAGSENGTAS, encoded by the coding sequence ATGCATTATCTGATGGAAAAACTACAGAAAGATCACCGGAATCTGGAGAAAATACTCGACCTGCTGGAGTTGCAGCTCGACCATTTCCTGGCCGGACGCGAATCCGATTTTGACCTGAAAATTGAGCTGTTGGAGTACATGGAGGCTTACGCGGACCAGGCTCACCATCCGCTGGAGAACATTATATTCACAGCGACTAAGCCCCTGGCCGATGACCGGGCGGAGTTGATGGACCGCCTGATGCAACAGCACCAGGAGCTGGCCCATCTGACCCGTACTTTCCGTCACTCCCTGGAAAATATTTTTCAGGGCGGCGTGATGCCGAGGGAAGAGCTGGAGGTGCAGGGGCGTGAGTTTATTGCGCTGCAGCGCCAGCACATCGCTCTGGAAGAGCAGGAAGCCTTCCCAATTGTGGATGATCTGTTGCGGGAGGAGGATTGGAAAACAATCCTTGAACAGTCGCCCAACTATGATGATCCGGTATTTGATAAACCGGACAAGATTCGCTTTCAGACCCTGTTTGAATATCTGAGTCAGGCGGGCTCGGAGAATGGCACCGCCAGTTGA
- a CDS encoding NAD(P)/FAD-dependent oxidoreductase gives MAHVVVLGAGTGGMPCAYELKETLGKDHQVTVINEREEFQFTPSNPWVAVGWRDRSSVTFDIRPHLERKGIGFIAKRCDKINAENNTLEMDDGEVVSYDYLVIATGPKLFFEEVEGAGPAVGNTQSICTVDHALGAYDAYQQLLDEPGPVIIGAMPFASCFGPAYEFSFIMDADLRKRKMRDKVPMTYVTSEPYIGHLGLGGVGDSKGFLESDLRTHHINWITNAKVTKVEPGKMYVEEYDESGQVIKNHELDFKYSMMLPSFKGVDAVANVEGLCNPRGFVMVDSHQRNPTFQNIYSAGVCIAIPPVEATVVPTGAPKTGYMIESMVTAIVHNIADDLAGREPSTNATWNAICLADMGDTGAAFVALPQIPPRNVAWFKKGKWVHMAKIAFEKYFIRKMKKGTTEPIYEKYILKMLGIGKLK, from the coding sequence ATGGCTCATGTTGTTGTATTGGGTGCAGGTACTGGGGGTATGCCCTGTGCCTACGAATTAAAAGAGACCCTGGGTAAAGATCACCAGGTCACGGTAATCAACGAACGGGAGGAGTTTCAGTTTACCCCTTCAAATCCCTGGGTGGCGGTAGGTTGGCGGGACCGCAGTAGTGTCACATTTGATATCCGTCCCCATCTGGAACGCAAAGGTATCGGCTTTATTGCCAAGCGTTGCGATAAAATCAACGCCGAAAACAATACCCTTGAGATGGATGATGGCGAGGTGGTCAGCTATGACTACCTGGTTATTGCAACGGGGCCAAAGCTGTTTTTTGAAGAGGTCGAGGGAGCCGGACCGGCAGTGGGAAACACCCAGTCAATCTGTACGGTGGACCACGCCCTGGGTGCCTACGATGCCTACCAGCAGCTGCTGGATGAACCCGGCCCGGTGATTATTGGCGCCATGCCGTTCGCCAGCTGTTTCGGTCCGGCCTACGAGTTCTCCTTTATCATGGATGCGGACCTGCGTAAGCGGAAAATGCGCGACAAAGTGCCCATGACCTATGTGACATCGGAACCCTATATCGGCCATCTCGGTCTGGGTGGCGTGGGTGACTCCAAGGGTTTCCTGGAATCCGATCTGCGTACCCACCACATCAACTGGATTACCAATGCCAAGGTGACCAAGGTTGAGCCGGGCAAGATGTATGTCGAGGAGTATGACGAAAGTGGCCAGGTGATCAAGAATCACGAGCTGGATTTCAAGTACTCCATGATGCTGCCCTCATTCAAGGGTGTGGATGCGGTCGCCAATGTGGAAGGGCTGTGTAATCCGCGCGGATTCGTCATGGTGGATTCCCACCAGAGAAATCCCACCTTCCAGAACATCTACTCGGCCGGTGTCTGTATCGCTATTCCGCCGGTAGAGGCGACGGTGGTTCCCACCGGTGCACCCAAAACCGGCTATATGATCGAATCCATGGTGACGGCTATCGTGCATAACATCGCTGACGATCTGGCTGGCCGGGAGCCTTCAACCAACGCGACCTGGAACGCCATCTGTCTGGCGGATATGGGTGATACCGGTGCGGCCTTCGTGGCGCTGCCGCAGATCCCGCCCAGAAACGTGGCCTGGTTCAAGAAGGGCAAATGGGTACACATGGCCAAGATTGCCTTCGAGAAATATTTCATCCGCAAGATGAAGAAGGGGACTACCGAGCCGATTTATGAGAAGTACATCCTGAAAATGCTCGGTATTGGAAAGCTGAAATAA